The following DNA comes from Mycoplasma phocoenae.
TGCTTTTTTCATAAAGTCACTCAATGCTAAACCTGCATTATTTTGCTCAGGAGTTGAGTTTGATATGTAACGTAATGTGACTGAATGTAGGTTAGGATTTTTATCCTTAAATTTTTTCATATAGGCTCTTGCTATATCTAATCTAAAAGCTTTATCAGTACGATCAACATGTTCGAATTTAAACTCTTTTGATGAATGTTCTAAATGATCGTAATTTTGTAATGGTATATGTTTGGTTTTGGTTTTATCCAATTCTTTTTCTTCTATACGTGTATACATATAATCGTGTGCAAAGGCAGCTTCAACCGGATCTCCAAATGTTGAACTAGCTCTACCAAAAGCTGTAAATGTAATAACTGGGTAAGAAGAGTTTCAACCCACGATGTTTAACATTGCATTACGGTCAATAGCATAATAAATAGCACTACGTAGATCTATATCGTTAATATATGATTTTTCATTGGTTTCTTTATCTAGATTGAATCCTAAAGCAATAGTTCCATATCCTGATGATTTTTTCATAAAATCTCTTGTTTTCGGATCTGTTCAATAACCTAATTGACGCACAGCAGGTATTGTTGTTGCGGCAATTATTTTATCTGAAAACATTGTTGCATTAATGTTTTCATCAGCACTAAAATATATTTTAATTTTGTTTGAAATTGTTTTATCTGATGAATAATATTTTAAGTTTTTTTCTAAGTTAATGTAACCTTGCGGTCCTAAAACTAAATCAGTAATATTAAATGAACCGTTTGTTAAAAATTTATCCGAATCCAGTCCAAATTGAGTAATTCCACCAATTGATTCAACAAATTTTCTATTAATTGGTAATAATGTTGAGTTTAAGTCGGTATATGCACCTCCTACGGAAGTGGGTTCATATGATGAATATTCAACACGTAATGAGTATTCATCAATAGCTAATACCCGACGAGTTACGTAATCGATTGTGTCTAGTTTTAATATAAAATTGTTATTCAATACTTCTTTACCTTTATACAGTAAATTAACATCCCGAGTATATTCATCTAAATCTTTTTGTGTTAAATCAAGAAGATTGGCTGGCAATTTTTTATGTTTTTCATTATTTTCCAATTGATTTTTTAAAGTTTTAGATTTAATCAACTCTTCTTCTATTTTAGTTGATAATGTTTGTCTTGGATCTTTGAACAAATATTTTCTAACTACAGTAGCGATTCGTTTGGGTTGTGTTGAATCATTATTGTATTCAGGGTTAGGTAGCATTAATACTGTTAACTCATCGTTTGGGTTGAAATCAGGAGAATATGGTATCGCAGCCAATACATCTTTATTTGAATAATTCCAATATAAACGACCTGAGTAAAATCCTAAATCAAGAGCATGTTTTTTAATTTCAGCAACTTCTTTTTCATCATTGGGATTTTGTGAAGCCCATGGTGAATAATTTGGGTCCGTCACATTGTATTCATATGTACCGAATTTGTTTTTTACAAGTTCCGGATAAGCAAATGGATTTTGATAAGACTTTTTGTGTTTTCTAATGTAGTTTTGTTGTGCTTCAACTAATTCTCTGCTGGCTTTGAATTTCTTTTGTAAAGTGTTAACTACTTTTTGTGAACCAGTATTTAAGTCTAATACATAGTGCATAAAGTCAATGTAATCATCTGCATTAACTTCATCACCGTTTGATCATGTGCTATCACCGTTATTTAAACGTGCATGTATTGATAATACTGATTGAGCAGGTGTTAATATAGCAGATACTGGTTGAATTTTTGAACCAATACTAGTTAATGTACCGGTTGTCGAACCCATTTTTTCTAAAGGGTAAGTGGTTGTCGAAGGTTTTGTGGCTGGATCGTTATTACTTAAATAACTTTCCATTGATGTTGCTGTTTCATCGATACCAAATATACCCATTGGTATGTCGGGTAACCCTAAACGGATTCTTAATTGTGGAGATGGTGCAGACTTTAATGGACTCTCGACTAATGAAGGCAAGATTTTATCCGCTGTCGCAAATTTAACATAATTTAATGTATTAATAGGTTGAGTTGCAAGACCTAAATCATATCCAGTTGTATTTGTACAAGATATAGCTAAAGGCGCTATCGCCAGTGTAGGCGTTAGCGACATTGCTAATAAAAATTTACGTTTTTTATTCATATTTACTCCTATATAATTCCGTTAAATTGATCGTTAACCACAATAATAATATTGTCTGTTTCTACTTCTTTTCCATCCACATTTATTGTTTCACGTTTAATAACTATCGGTGCTTGTGAAGATGTTTTATTATTTTCAACAACTGCTGATACTCCTAAATTAGGATCGTTTGGGTTGTTCGGATCTAGTTTTTTACCTAAATCAAAGTTAAACGCCTTAGTTCCTTCTTTATCTGAAGCAAAGTAAATATCATATGATTTACCTGGCAAGATTAAATTGTTTTGGTAACGCGAAAGTATTGCGTAATCACTAACTCATGCAGTGAATCCTGTTCCTTCGTGTTTAACACCATAAGTATCAACATAGCTGTATTTTTCATCTTTTAGATAATGACGTACAGACTCATCACCACTATTGAATTTTTTCTCGTTTTCTATATTTTGAGTTTTGTAATAGAACAAGTTAGATGTATTTTGCATTCTTATTGGAATAGTTTTTATTTCATTTGTTTCTTTATCTTTTATTGCAATGTATTTTGCAATTTTCGCTTGGTCATTTGGTAAGTACCCAAACATTGCAATTGCATCTTTTTCCGCATCTCTTCATATATTAGATACATTACGTTTCCCAATACCTTGTGATTGAATGAAATATTGTCAGTAAGCTGTTGGACGTTCATTAACCACTTTACCTGTAAGATCTTTAATTCTAATTGTGTTGTCAATTATTGGTTTACCATTGTCATCATACAATTCGAAATTCAAGTTCTTACGGTATCAACGGTCTTTCAATCATCCATTATTAGTTGTTTTCAACTCGCCAAAGAAATTGTTAGCTTTTGTAATTTGTTGTGCATTAATATTATTTGGATCACTGAAGTATCTATCAGTATTTTTCAATCCTTTGGCTTTTGCGATTCCCTTATAATCTTCTACATTTAATTTTTCAAAGTTTTTAATTGGGTCTGAAATATTTTTCTCAAAGTCAAATACTCTTTCTAATCATTGAGCGGAATCAGAACCATCTAACATATATTCATTTCCTGTGTTGGATTCTGATATGTTTGATAAAAAGTTTGGCATATTATTTAAATCAGATGATGCAGGCGAGTAACCTATTTGTAATAAATCACGGTTAATAACTTCAGCAAATGTATATGTATAATCTGAGAATTTATCACCTAAGTTACGTTCAGTTTTGCTATTAAAATAATTTAAAACATCCGAACTTGGTTTTTTGTTTTTAAATTGACCGTGCATTATTGCACTAACTATACGTATTAATTGGTTACTTTCTAATCCTGTTTCTTTAAATCCAGATGAGTATAATGAAATACCTTCAGAATATAATGAAACTTTTTCTAATAAAACAAGTAAATCTAATAATGTCAATTTTTCAGTTTTGTAACCTAAAGATTTAGCATGTTTTTTAACAATATTAATAATATCATGCGCTGACATTTGTTCAGGTTTAATTGTGGTTTTGTCAATGTTAAATGTATCTAACTTGTAATCACCATACCCATATTTTTCATCAAATATTCAGAATAAATCAAGATTTTTTTCTAAATCAGTGAATCTTATTTCTTTAGTGAAAAAGGCTAAATCAGAACGTGAGTAACGGCTCATTATTTCATTTGCTAACAGTTGTTCGTCGTTAGAATCAATTAAAGTTTTTATTCTTATCGAATCTTCTTTGTTTAATGTTTTATCGTTTTCGTATGCTTTTTTCAGTGCTTTTACAAATACTTCAATATCAAATTTAGATTTCACGTATTCTAAATCTCAGTCAACACGTTTGTCAACTTGATTGAATTTTGCTTGAGAAAAATCTAAAGTTACAAAATCTAATCATTTTTTACCATCAGTAAATGTAATGTTTTCAAATTGTTTTTGGTTTGAATCATTCAATACGTAAAAACTATTGAATAATGAATCTTTCGTTGTGTCTGTTAATAAACTACTTGTCAGTGATAACGATTTAATATCTTTATATTTAGGTATGTTTTTGTTTGTATTGTAAATAGGCAATAATTTACCATTAGCATCATTTGTTTTGAATAATGAAGTTGACTGAACACCAACATATTGTTTACCTTCACCATAAAAGTTCATATTGTATTTTTCAATTCAGTTCATTATTTTTATTGAATTAAAGAATGAATATGTGTCAGCTAGGAATATAGGCGATGTGGAGTTGTTATGTTTCAAGTTAGGTAGATACATATTGTCTTTATTTAATCATAATATTTGACTATCTCCACCATTTAAATTACCTTGTAAGAAAGCATTCCCAGCAACTTTAAATGCTTCAATAACTGAAGCAACAGAAACATTGTCAATATTATTAATATCTACATTTTCTCCTTTGTCTATACGTGTATATGGTAATGCTCCCGACATAAATCCTAGACCTTTGTATTTACCTTTTAGTCATGAGTTTTCACCACTAAAGTCGTAGAATTTGAATCCTACTGCATCTTTAAATTCATCATCATTTGAAACTGGTCCACCTTTGTCAATATCACGACGGTTAACATAATCAGCAAAATGTTTTTTCAATCCGATACGTTGTTGGTCTTTTGAAACTATTGCTGCTATATAAGAATCGTAAGAAGCTGGTCATGTATATCCTAATGAAATACCTGGTTCTTGAGAAATATTTGTTATTCCTGATTTATCTCAACCAGTAGTTCTGTATGTTGTTTGAATTAATTCATATATGTATTTGTTAATTGTTTTCAACTTGTCATTAATGTATTTAACGGCGTGTTGGTCAGGAGCATAATTTTTTCCAAGTTCAACATTTAATACTGGGTTACCATTTTTTGTTTTAATTAACACTTCATTGATTTGAATAAACTGTTGTTTGTCGTTTTTAATTCCTTTAACTATGATTGGTTGGTTGTTTTCATCGAATTGAATTTCATTACCCATACCATCTTTTAATACACCCTTCAATAATTCTATTGAACCTTTAGTATATTTGTAAATTACATTACCTTGGTCATCTTTTTCTGGTAACAAGTACTCAGCATCACCATAAATAGTTGGGTTTATTGTTCCTGAATTAGGATCAATTGAGTTAGGCAATCATAAATCTATTAATGATAACTCGTCTTCGTATTTATTATTTGTTGTATTAATTGGAACATTATTAGCTTGTTTTCTTTTTTCTAAAGCTTTTTTCAATCCTTCAAAATCTTGTAAGAAACGACGTTTGTCGTTGTTAAGAGCTTCAGTAATATCAGTAGATGATAATGGTGCACCTCATATATCTGATTCAGACTCTTTTACTCATTCGAATTTAGTTGGATCGTTTTTATCAAAAACTTTGTGTTTGAATATTGCATACTCACCATAATCATTTGTTACATTTTCTTGGTCTAATAAACGTTCATCGTCTAATTCTAAGTGTGTACGCGCTTTTAAGTAAAGATCAAGAGCGTGTCTATTGTAATACGAATCAGCTCTAGGTTGTGATCCAGGACTTAATGAAGCAGCAAATATTGGTTTTCTATATGAATCTGATAAATCCTGTGCAGCATTCAGTGTTATATGGTGTCCGTATTCATGAGCAGCAACAAAACGTAAG
Coding sequences within:
- a CDS encoding ABC transporter substrate-binding protein codes for the protein MNKKRKFLLAMSLTPTLAIAPLAISCTNTTGYDLGLATQPINTLNYVKFATADKILPSLVESPLKSAPSPQLRIRLGLPDIPMGIFGIDETATSMESYLSNNDPATKPSTTTYPLEKMGSTTGTLTSIGSKIQPVSAILTPAQSVLSIHARLNNGDSTWSNGDEVNADDYIDFMHYVLDLNTGSQKVVNTLQKKFKASRELVEAQQNYIRKHKKSYQNPFAYPELVKNKFGTYEYNVTDPNYSPWASQNPNDEKEVAEIKKHALDLGFYSGRLYWNYSNKDVLAAIPYSPDFNPNDELTVLMLPNPEYNNDSTQPKRIATVVRKYLFKDPRQTLSTKIEEELIKSKTLKNQLENNEKHKKLPANLLDLTQKDLDEYTRDVNLLYKGKEVLNNNFILKLDTIDYVTRRVLAIDEYSLRVEYSSYEPTSVGGAYTDLNSTLLPINRKFVESIGGITQFGLDSDKFLTNGSFNITDLVLGPQGYINLEKNLKYYSSDKTISNKIKIYFSADENINATMFSDKIIAATTIPAVRQLGYWTDPKTRDFMKKSSGYGTIALGFNLDKETNEKSYINDIDLRSAIYYAIDRNAMLNIVGWNSSYPVITFTAFGRASSTFGDPVEAAFAHDYMYTRIEEKELDKTKTKHIPLQNYDHLEHSSKEFKFEHVDRTDKAFRLDIARAYMKKFKDKNPNLHSVTLRYISNSTPEQNNAGLALSDFMKKAFGDYLKIETKGLPENVYEEFRTTGEYDLIYRNFDTFGSDSYSYVIPFFKTDAINKENQKSTGFRNNPTGSWTYEKYFKSLGYYLENDKIKNDSDAGEIRRKQLRIGGEDTSVWDKIIELSFKKQNESLNDFEKRYLSFFTGQYTKEEREQKWTERKSFALIAALEKIIRDAAPVVPLMEVDTYWEISRVNGAPSLYSFSLQFAYDVFKPPRKNLPTTKE